One Pseudodesulfovibrio cashew DNA window includes the following coding sequences:
- a CDS encoding TetR/AcrR family transcriptional regulator, translating to MVQILKDTVRTQILSAARERFAKVGFKKATMGDIASEAGVATGTIYKYFKNKNRLFGAIITDSLVDAYLRLTQNRIASFARKDGPLSPDNKTQVASGELLQFYVDNRLEIIIILSRAQGTKYESFAREYVQSMESQSIRQAQKQFPEMTLSPTFHFMVKNILEESVRFLVSALETFTEAESIMKALSAMTAYQLAGINALIDWAHKDGKENDRI from the coding sequence ATGGTTCAAATTCTGAAGGACACGGTACGGACGCAAATACTTTCGGCCGCCAGGGAACGATTCGCCAAGGTTGGATTCAAAAAGGCAACCATGGGGGACATAGCAAGCGAAGCTGGTGTGGCCACCGGAACTATCTACAAATATTTCAAAAACAAAAACAGACTGTTCGGGGCGATCATCACCGACAGTCTGGTGGATGCATACCTGCGGTTAACACAAAACAGGATTGCCTCCTTCGCAAGGAAAGACGGTCCCTTGAGTCCCGACAATAAAACGCAAGTTGCGTCTGGAGAATTACTGCAATTCTACGTCGACAACCGGTTGGAAATCATAATTATTCTATCGCGAGCGCAAGGAACGAAATATGAATCGTTCGCAAGGGAGTACGTCCAGTCCATGGAATCGCAATCCATTCGACAGGCACAGAAACAGTTCCCCGAAATGACTTTGTCGCCCACGTTTCATTTCATGGTAAAAAATATCCTCGAAGAGTCCGTACGCTTCCTTGTTTCTGCCCTGGAGACATTCACGGAAGCGGAATCCATCATGAAAGCGCTCTCCGCAATGACGGCATACCAACTCGCCGGAATCAACGCCCTGATCGACTGGGCACACAAGGACGGAAAAGAAAATGACCGGATTTGA
- a CDS encoding PaaI family thioesterase, with the protein MPIEKFIESGFPFHQFLGVKVDKIDEESVRLYIPFKDELIGHADSAMIHGGVISTLADICGGFAVWTRCERKDFVATITLSVDYLRPAAACDLYAEATVRLLGNKVGNAHVVIWSEDNPEVHVAEGRGVYNIKRGKK; encoded by the coding sequence ATGCCCATAGAAAAATTCATCGAAAGCGGATTTCCTTTTCACCAATTCCTCGGCGTCAAAGTGGATAAAATCGATGAAGAGTCCGTACGGCTGTACATCCCTTTCAAGGATGAACTGATCGGACATGCGGACAGTGCGATGATTCATGGCGGGGTTATATCAACGCTGGCCGACATCTGTGGCGGTTTTGCCGTTTGGACGCGCTGTGAACGCAAGGATTTTGTCGCCACGATTACGCTCAGCGTCGATTACCTGAGACCGGCAGCCGCTTGCGACCTGTACGCCGAGGCAACAGTTCGCCTGTTGGGGAACAAGGTCGGCAACGCACATGTCGTCATTTGGTCCGAAGACAACCCGGAAGTCCATGTGGCCGAAGGGCGAGGCGTCTACAACATCAAGCGCGGCAAAAAATAG
- a CDS encoding Maf family protein has protein sequence MTKTTNGPFRTTGPLVLASGSPRRRELLADLGLDFTIHPSTMTEPAPETGEKPEAYALRMAELKTRDVAAHFPDATVLGADTIVVLDDRIMGKPQDAEHALEMLRSLSGQTHQVITAFCIVPPKGEPMVQAVVTDVDMRVSGDTELESYIATGEPMDKAGAYAIQGIGTFLVTAIRGSYTNVVGLPLARVLEVLLSWGVAVPQEG, from the coding sequence ATGACTAAAACGACCAACGGCCCGTTCCGTACCACCGGCCCCCTCGTCCTGGCCTCGGGTTCTCCGCGCAGGCGGGAACTACTCGCCGATCTCGGACTCGACTTCACGATACATCCTTCCACCATGACCGAACCCGCCCCGGAGACCGGTGAAAAACCCGAAGCCTATGCCCTGCGCATGGCCGAACTGAAAACCAGAGACGTGGCCGCGCATTTTCCCGACGCCACGGTGCTCGGCGCGGACACCATCGTGGTCCTGGACGATCGCATCATGGGCAAGCCTCAAGATGCCGAACACGCCCTGGAGATGCTCAGGTCCCTTTCCGGGCAAACCCACCAGGTCATCACCGCTTTCTGCATAGTCCCGCCAAAAGGCGAGCCCATGGTCCAAGCCGTTGTCACGGACGTGGACATGCGCGTCTCCGGCGATACGGAATTGGAAAGCTACATAGCCACAGGCGAACCCATGGATAAAGCCGGGGCCTATGCCATTCAGGGCATCGGCACCTTCCTGGTCACGGCCATACGAGGGTCCTACACCAACGTCGTGGGGCTGCCGCTGGCGAGAGTTTTGGAAGTTTTGCTGTCCTGGGGTGTTGCCGTTCCACAGGAAGGATAA
- a CDS encoding OmpA/MotB family protein, with amino-acid sequence MQEIDKRYSDGLSSFDQMGGSSNAEGMHDWAVPWSDLMMVMFVLFVVLFIYADTHQDVKVLFSNESSEQAKASSSLDPLIGLIGQIASRADTGVSQERVSISSSEVLFRSRSNGVSVVREDGNRIRVTLRGALFFDPGLGGLKEGANQYLSEIAEVIRLSVGVVHVIGYASEDEAEGAESFALSTQRASDVAQMLISRFEVDPKRVTITGRGSYTPEIPGTTEVNRASNRRVEIVITNEI; translated from the coding sequence ATGCAGGAAATTGACAAGCGATACAGCGACGGACTTTCGTCATTCGACCAGATGGGGGGCTCCTCCAACGCGGAGGGTATGCATGATTGGGCTGTACCCTGGTCGGATCTGATGATGGTCATGTTCGTCCTCTTCGTGGTGCTGTTCATTTATGCCGACACCCATCAGGACGTGAAGGTTCTGTTCAGCAACGAAAGTTCTGAGCAAGCCAAGGCGAGTAGCTCCCTTGATCCGCTCATCGGGCTCATCGGCCAGATCGCCAGCAGGGCGGATACCGGCGTTTCTCAGGAACGGGTCAGTATCTCCTCCAGCGAGGTTCTGTTCCGATCTCGTTCCAACGGCGTGTCCGTGGTCCGTGAAGATGGCAACCGTATCCGCGTTACCCTGCGCGGGGCGTTGTTTTTCGATCCGGGTCTTGGCGGGCTGAAGGAGGGAGCAAACCAATACCTCTCCGAAATCGCGGAGGTCATCCGGCTCAGCGTGGGAGTGGTCCACGTCATCGGCTATGCCTCGGAGGATGAGGCGGAAGGAGCCGAAAGCTTTGCTCTCTCGACGCAACGAGCCTCAGACGTTGCCCAAATGCTCATAAGCCGCTTCGAGGTGGACCCCAAGCGGGTTACCATTACCGGACGCGGTTCCTATACGCCGGAAATCCCCGGCACGACGGAAGTCAACCGCGCCAGTAACCGGCGGGTTGAAATCGTCATCACCAATGAAATCTGA
- a CDS encoding motility protein A, with product MNRKNAIGVVVSLLIFVASFLFTGAAAAYWNLAAFLVVISGLTAAMLLSYPMEHVRNAFQVARNAYRNGHASPSEIVTTLLDLSVKSKVDGVLSLERSAAKATSSFLRNGLALLVDNYKEEEIRETLNTEMAFFNLRRQQSERFFLTMARVAPAFGVAGSVIGLIGLLMGINDTAVILKNIPVAFISTLYGLVLSNLVFSPIAENINYSTRVELLNQKLVLEGVVAIGKEQNPYKLERKLTSFLTPSEREGKTETLRRITRKYVQKRQAPVEPAGFQERLEQAGEVTEAA from the coding sequence ATGAACAGGAAAAATGCAATAGGGGTCGTCGTCAGCCTGCTTATTTTCGTGGCCAGTTTTCTGTTCACCGGGGCAGCGGCTGCCTATTGGAACCTGGCTGCCTTTCTGGTTGTCATATCCGGCCTGACCGCCGCCATGCTTCTCAGTTACCCCATGGAGCATGTGAGGAACGCCTTTCAGGTAGCCAGGAATGCATATCGCAACGGACATGCCTCGCCCAGCGAGATCGTCACCACACTGCTTGATCTCTCGGTAAAGTCCAAGGTGGACGGGGTCCTCTCTCTGGAGCGCAGTGCGGCCAAGGCAACCAGTTCCTTCCTCCGCAACGGGTTGGCCCTTCTTGTGGACAACTACAAGGAGGAGGAGATCCGTGAGACATTGAACACGGAGATGGCCTTCTTCAACCTGCGCCGCCAGCAAAGTGAACGTTTTTTCCTGACCATGGCGCGCGTGGCTCCGGCATTCGGCGTTGCGGGCAGCGTCATCGGCCTGATCGGCCTGCTCATGGGGATCAACGACACCGCTGTAATCCTCAAGAACATCCCGGTGGCGTTCATCTCAACATTGTATGGTCTGGTACTCAGCAATCTCGTCTTTTCGCCCATAGCCGAGAACATCAATTATTCAACTCGGGTGGAGTTGCTCAACCAAAAGTTGGTGCTCGAAGGTGTGGTCGCCATCGGCAAGGAACAGAATCCCTACAAGCTCGAGCGCAAGCTGACCTCATTCCTGACTCCCAGCGAGCGCGAAGGCAAGACCGAGACCCTACGCCGGATTACCCGCAAGTACGTGCAGAAGCGGCAGGCCCCTGTGGAGCCCGCCGGATTCCAGGAGCGCCTGGAGCAGGCCGGTGAGGTTACTGAAGCCGCCTGA
- a CDS encoding glucokinase: MAKILAADIGGTNSRFALFESAGGELVMEDSIWLETHGAATFSELVQQVWDSDFAARPGGFESVALAVAGAVIHGVACPVLPNAPWGVDLRQVDFGVKKACLINDFAAQAYACRTRAVVDAVEIQHGVADDRGVIGVIGAGTGLGYSALLPGEAEWIALPSEGGHMAFPFSGPEEYEYAEFNRRESGRNWPEGDSVVTGLGLRLVHKFLTGEDRAPREISEILTPESETARWYARFYGRACRNWAIALMCEGGLYVAGGIAAKNPMFVKIPEFLEEFHNSHVYGAFLRSVPIRLNANQESGLLGAGFYAMQLLGR, from the coding sequence ATGGCTAAGATTCTGGCGGCAGACATTGGCGGCACCAACAGCCGGTTTGCCTTGTTCGAGAGCGCGGGCGGCGAGTTGGTTATGGAAGATTCCATCTGGCTTGAGACGCATGGCGCAGCTACGTTTTCCGAGTTGGTCCAGCAGGTCTGGGACAGCGATTTTGCTGCCAGGCCTGGAGGATTCGAGAGCGTGGCCCTTGCCGTGGCCGGGGCTGTGATTCACGGCGTTGCCTGCCCGGTCCTTCCCAACGCGCCCTGGGGTGTTGATCTACGGCAGGTGGATTTTGGTGTTAAGAAAGCCTGTCTTATAAATGATTTCGCAGCACAGGCCTATGCTTGCCGGACTCGAGCCGTGGTGGATGCGGTCGAAATTCAGCACGGAGTGGCTGATGACCGGGGCGTCATCGGCGTCATCGGTGCCGGGACCGGGCTGGGCTATTCGGCTTTATTGCCCGGCGAGGCAGAGTGGATAGCCCTGCCAAGTGAAGGCGGGCACATGGCATTTCCCTTTTCCGGTCCCGAAGAATACGAATACGCCGAGTTCAACCGTCGGGAGAGCGGCCGTAATTGGCCTGAAGGCGATAGCGTGGTGACCGGGCTGGGGCTCCGGCTCGTGCACAAATTCCTGACTGGTGAGGACCGGGCGCCAAGAGAGATCTCCGAAATATTGACGCCCGAGAGCGAGACTGCCCGGTGGTATGCGCGTTTTTATGGCCGAGCCTGCCGGAACTGGGCCATTGCGCTCATGTGTGAGGGCGGCCTCTATGTGGCGGGCGGCATTGCCGCCAAAAATCCCATGTTCGTCAAGATTCCGGAGTTTCTGGAGGAGTTTCACAACTCCCATGTATACGGCGCGTTTCTTCGTTCCGTTCCGATCCGTCTCAACGCCAACCAGGAAAGCGGATTGCTCGGCGCGGGATTCTACGCCATGCAACTGCTCGGCAGGTAG
- a CDS encoding TVP38/TMEM64 family protein: protein MQAGTTKRLIVIGVVVTLVLSYFLFDFGRFFSLEYLKASREQFRELYAGHTVLVLTAYFCLYVVSTALALPAATVITLAGGALFGWTTGVIVVSFASSIGAALAFLVSRYLFRDWVQSRFGDKLAQINGGIKREGAFYLFTLRLIPAFPFFVINTVMGLTPMRLSTYYWVSQVGMFPATVVYVNAGKELGQLESLSGLLSPSLIVSFAILGLFPLVVKKGMDWYRGRGGARG from the coding sequence ATGCAGGCAGGGACCACCAAACGGCTGATCGTCATCGGCGTTGTCGTCACACTGGTCCTTTCCTATTTCCTTTTCGATTTCGGCCGTTTTTTTTCGCTGGAATACCTCAAGGCATCCCGCGAGCAGTTCCGGGAGCTCTATGCGGGGCATACCGTCCTGGTCCTGACTGCCTACTTTTGTCTCTATGTGGTCTCCACAGCCCTGGCGCTGCCAGCCGCAACGGTTATCACCCTGGCCGGCGGGGCGCTCTTCGGCTGGACTACCGGGGTCATCGTGGTCTCGTTCGCAAGCAGCATCGGCGCGGCCCTGGCTTTTCTGGTTTCGCGTTACCTTTTCCGGGACTGGGTGCAGTCCCGCTTCGGCGACAAGCTCGCACAGATCAATGGGGGCATAAAACGGGAGGGAGCTTTTTACCTCTTCACCCTGCGCCTTATTCCCGCTTTTCCCTTTTTCGTCATCAATACGGTCATGGGACTCACACCCATGCGTCTTTCAACCTATTATTGGGTTTCGCAGGTGGGTATGTTTCCGGCCACAGTGGTCTACGTCAACGCGGGCAAGGAGTTGGGGCAGCTCGAATCGCTGTCGGGCCTGCTGTCGCCCAGCCTGATTGTTTCCTTCGCCATCCTCGGTCTGTTCCCCCTGGTCGTGAAGAAAGGCATGGACTGGTACAGGGGCAGGGGGGGCGCCCGTGGCTGA
- a CDS encoding dihydrolipoyl dehydrogenase family protein, with protein sequence MAEYDFDIGIIGGGAAGLTVASGAAQLGARTLLVERAPRLGGDCLHYGCVPSKTLIRTAAVYHRMRTAERYGLPSVDLPPVDFRQVATRIQTVIDRIQVHDSEERFCSLGVKVVFGLAFFVDEHTVECGGKRVTARKWVVATGSSPAGLPVPGLEETGYWTNKDIFSLDELPETLLVMGGGPIACEMAQAFSRLGCEVTVLQRNTQLLSREDRDMAEVVADSLRAEGIHLELGAAFREVRRTGGGVEVEFERDGEVHTARGVNLLVAAGRRTNVEGLGLDNAGVSYDHKGIAVDDRLRTSQKHIFAAGDVTGKYLFTHAAGYEGGVIIANAVLRLPRRADYTWLPWCTYTEPELASVGMNEKAAQKAGREHAIWIEEFADNDRALAEGATGGRIKLVLDRREKPLGVQIAGPHAGELASEWVAALNSGTGLSTLASAVHPYPTLAEINKRVAGRVMSPKLFSGKVRKALSFLFGYKGRACQLD encoded by the coding sequence GTGGCTGAATACGATTTCGACATAGGCATCATCGGCGGCGGTGCGGCTGGCCTGACCGTGGCGTCCGGTGCCGCGCAGTTGGGGGCCAGAACGCTGCTTGTTGAGCGAGCTCCACGGCTTGGCGGCGACTGCCTGCACTACGGCTGCGTACCGAGCAAGACGCTCATCCGAACGGCGGCGGTCTATCACCGCATGCGCACGGCAGAGCGATACGGGTTGCCGTCTGTTGACTTGCCACCCGTGGATTTCAGGCAGGTGGCGACCCGCATCCAAACGGTAATTGATCGCATCCAGGTCCATGATTCCGAGGAGCGGTTTTGCAGCTTGGGCGTCAAGGTCGTGTTCGGCCTGGCATTCTTTGTCGACGAACATACTGTGGAGTGTGGCGGCAAACGGGTTACGGCGAGAAAGTGGGTCGTGGCAACCGGTTCTTCCCCGGCTGGCTTGCCCGTGCCAGGGTTGGAGGAAACCGGGTACTGGACCAACAAGGATATTTTTTCCCTGGATGAACTGCCCGAAACGCTTTTGGTCATGGGGGGCGGCCCCATCGCCTGCGAGATGGCCCAGGCCTTTTCCCGGCTTGGATGCGAAGTTACCGTTCTCCAGCGAAACACCCAGCTTTTATCCCGCGAGGACCGGGACATGGCCGAGGTCGTGGCGGATTCGCTTCGCGCAGAAGGCATTCATCTGGAACTGGGCGCGGCCTTTCGGGAAGTGCGCCGGACGGGTGGGGGCGTAGAGGTCGAATTCGAGCGGGATGGCGAAGTGCATACCGCGCGTGGCGTCAACCTGCTGGTGGCGGCGGGGCGCAGGACCAACGTGGAAGGCCTCGGCCTGGATAACGCGGGCGTATCCTATGATCACAAGGGTATTGCCGTGGACGACCGGCTGCGTACTTCGCAAAAACATATTTTCGCGGCAGGGGATGTGACCGGAAAGTATCTCTTCACCCATGCCGCCGGCTACGAGGGGGGCGTCATCATCGCCAACGCCGTGTTGAGACTGCCCCGCAGGGCGGATTACACTTGGTTGCCGTGGTGCACGTATACCGAGCCGGAACTGGCCAGCGTGGGGATGAATGAAAAAGCGGCGCAAAAGGCAGGCAGGGAGCATGCCATCTGGATCGAGGAGTTCGCGGATAACGACCGGGCCCTGGCCGAAGGCGCGACGGGCGGCCGGATCAAGCTGGTGCTGGACAGGAGGGAGAAGCCCCTGGGGGTGCAGATTGCGGGTCCGCACGCGGGCGAGTTGGCCTCGGAGTGGGTGGCGGCTCTCAATTCAGGCACCGGGCTTTCCACTCTGGCCTCGGCGGTCCATCCCTATCCGACCCTGGCCGAGATCAACAAGCGGGTAGCGGGCAGGGTCATGTCTCCCAAGCTCTTTTCCGGCAAGGTGCGCAAGGCGTTGAGCTTTCTCTTCGGTTACAAGGGGCGGGCCTGCCAGCTTGATTAA
- the gpt gene encoding xanthine phosphoribosyltransferase encodes MGNSSYTKMFPVSWEQLHRDCRALAWRLMERGPWKGIIAITRGGLVPAAILARELDIHLIDTICLSSYDWKEQGDANILKPIDNDGEGWLLIDDLVDTGKTAKIVRDMVPKAHFATVYAKPAGRPLVETYITEVSQDTWILFPWDAGSQFVEPIIQAGV; translated from the coding sequence GTGGGCAATTCGAGCTACACGAAAATGTTTCCCGTTTCCTGGGAGCAGTTGCATAGGGACTGCCGGGCGCTGGCCTGGCGTCTGATGGAGAGGGGGCCGTGGAAGGGCATCATCGCCATCACCCGGGGCGGCCTGGTTCCGGCTGCCATCCTGGCCCGGGAACTGGACATCCATCTCATCGACACCATCTGCCTTTCCAGTTACGATTGGAAGGAGCAGGGCGATGCCAATATCCTCAAGCCCATAGATAATGACGGCGAGGGCTGGCTGCTCATCGACGACCTGGTCGACACCGGCAAGACGGCCAAGATCGTCAGGGACATGGTTCCGAAGGCTCATTTCGCCACGGTGTACGCCAAGCCGGCCGGTAGGCCTTTGGTCGAAACTTACATCACCGAAGTCAGCCAGGATACCTGGATTCTGTTCCCCTGGGACGCGGGTTCGCAGTTCGTGGAGCCCATCATTCAGGCCGGTGTGTAG
- a CDS encoding BMP family ABC transporter substrate-binding protein, giving the protein MKKLLKLCLAVAVMASMLSLFACGEAPEEKKPAEAPAPEAEAPKEAPKAFKVGFVYVSPVGDAGYSYAHDLGRKAVAAMPGVETKFSESVPEGADSERVIRNMARNGFNMIFTTSFGYMDPTIKVAKEFPDVAFMHCSGFKKSENVSNYFGRIYQSRYLTGLVAGAMTKSNKIGYVAAFPIPEVIRGINAFTIGVREVNPEAEVRVVWTKTWYDPALEKDAAKSLLDAGCDVITQHQDSPAPQEAAEEAGAYAIGYNSDMSSFAPKANLTSAIWNWGPAYVKTVEEGMNGAWKGDQSMWWSMADGVVDIAPFGPMVPEDVKASVLAKKAELVAGKDTIFAGPVKNQKGEVVIPEGTTAPDADLLGMTWFVEGVVGTTE; this is encoded by the coding sequence ATGAAGAAACTGTTGAAGCTGTGTCTTGCCGTCGCCGTCATGGCGTCGATGCTGTCGCTCTTCGCCTGTGGCGAAGCGCCCGAGGAAAAGAAACCCGCCGAAGCTCCGGCTCCTGAAGCCGAAGCGCCCAAGGAAGCCCCCAAGGCATTCAAGGTCGGTTTTGTTTATGTCTCTCCGGTGGGCGACGCCGGATACTCCTACGCCCATGACTTGGGCCGCAAGGCCGTGGCCGCCATGCCCGGCGTGGAGACCAAGTTCTCGGAATCCGTTCCCGAGGGCGCCGACTCCGAGCGCGTCATTCGCAATATGGCCCGCAACGGCTTCAACATGATTTTCACCACCAGCTTCGGCTACATGGATCCGACCATCAAGGTGGCCAAGGAATTTCCCGACGTGGCCTTCATGCACTGCTCCGGCTTCAAGAAGTCCGAGAACGTGTCCAACTACTTCGGCCGCATCTATCAGTCCCGTTACCTGACCGGCCTGGTCGCCGGGGCCATGACCAAGTCGAACAAGATCGGCTATGTGGCCGCCTTCCCGATTCCCGAAGTCATTCGCGGCATCAACGCCTTCACCATCGGCGTGCGCGAAGTGAACCCCGAGGCCGAGGTCCGCGTGGTTTGGACCAAGACCTGGTATGACCCGGCCCTGGAAAAGGATGCCGCCAAGTCCCTGCTGGACGCCGGATGCGACGTCATCACCCAGCATCAGGATTCCCCGGCTCCGCAGGAGGCCGCCGAAGAGGCGGGCGCCTACGCCATCGGGTACAACTCCGACATGTCCTCCTTCGCTCCCAAGGCCAATCTGACTTCCGCCATCTGGAATTGGGGCCCGGCCTACGTCAAGACCGTGGAAGAGGGAATGAACGGCGCCTGGAAGGGCGACCAGTCCATGTGGTGGTCCATGGCTGACGGCGTGGTTGATATTGCGCCCTTCGGTCCCATGGTCCCCGAAGATGTCAAGGCGAGCGTTCTGGCCAAGAAGGCAGAACTGGTCGCAGGCAAGGACACCATCTTCGCCGGTCCGGTCAAGAACCAGAAGGGCGAGGTCGTCATCCCCGAGGGTACGACCGCTCCCGATGCCGACCTGCTCGGCATGACCTGGTTCGTGGAAGGCGTGGTCGGTACCACCGAATAA
- a CDS encoding ABC transporter permease: MLKIRKRDEPWKWGALVIFLGALLFSLGVSALLLAGQGKDALHGLAILWQGSFGSYWALEGALLKAIPLFLCSLGVAVAFRMQIWNIGAEGQFALGAIGATWMALSFPDLPGAVLLPLMFIMAFILGGIWAVIPAVLKLRLRVNEIISTLMLNYIAIQLLDYLVFGVWKDPTSFGFPMSPEFSAGAVIGGIGSSRVHWGLLFSIFAGIGLWALMRFTRVGFELKASGEGARVARYAKIRYGMLVMFVMCLSGGFAGWAGCVETSAVLNRLQPSLMVGYGYTAIVVAWLARLEPLNIAFASFLLAALRVGVENLQLELQIPAAFGAIMEGMILLTVLAGQFFLMYTLERVKRKGE; this comes from the coding sequence GTGCTGAAGATCCGAAAAAGAGACGAACCCTGGAAGTGGGGCGCCCTGGTCATATTCCTGGGCGCCCTGCTCTTTTCCCTCGGCGTAAGCGCTCTGCTCCTTGCGGGGCAGGGTAAGGACGCCCTGCACGGCCTGGCCATCCTTTGGCAGGGAAGCTTCGGCTCCTACTGGGCGCTTGAGGGGGCGCTGCTCAAGGCGATTCCTCTCTTCCTCTGCTCCCTGGGAGTGGCCGTGGCATTTAGGATGCAGATCTGGAACATCGGAGCTGAAGGGCAGTTTGCGCTGGGGGCCATCGGCGCTACCTGGATGGCTCTCTCATTTCCCGACCTGCCAGGGGCGGTGCTCCTGCCGCTCATGTTCATCATGGCCTTCATCCTCGGCGGCATCTGGGCGGTCATTCCGGCGGTGCTCAAGCTCCGACTTAGGGTCAACGAGATCATCTCGACTCTGATGCTCAACTACATCGCCATCCAGCTGCTGGACTACTTGGTCTTCGGCGTGTGGAAGGACCCGACCAGCTTCGGCTTTCCCATGTCTCCTGAATTTTCTGCCGGTGCTGTAATTGGGGGCATCGGATCCAGCCGAGTGCATTGGGGTCTGCTCTTCTCCATTTTCGCAGGCATCGGGCTGTGGGCTTTGATGCGCTTCACCCGCGTCGGGTTCGAGCTCAAGGCCTCGGGCGAGGGAGCGCGCGTGGCTCGTTACGCCAAGATTCGTTACGGTATGTTGGTCATGTTCGTCATGTGTCTTTCCGGCGGGTTCGCCGGATGGGCCGGATGCGTGGAGACCTCCGCCGTGCTCAACCGCCTCCAGCCGAGCCTCATGGTAGGCTATGGTTACACGGCCATTGTTGTGGCCTGGCTGGCCCGGCTCGAGCCGCTGAACATCGCCTTTGCCTCGTTCCTGCTGGCGGCGCTCAGGGTGGGGGTGGAGAACCTCCAGCTTGAGCTTCAGATTCCGGCTGCCTTTGGCGCGATAATGGAGGGCATGATCCTGCTTACGGTGTTGGCCGGGCAATTTTTCCTCATGTACACTCTGGAACGCGTCAAACGGAAGGGGGAGTAA
- a CDS encoding ABC transporter permease, whose amino-acid sequence MTEFLIPLFAATVQSGTPILYATLGEMMTEKGGVLNLGVEGIMSVAALAAFFVSMSTGSPWLGFLAGGVAGTLMATLHGFVCITCLGNQVVSGLALTILGVGLTNFLGVPYVGQSAPGFTPFDFPLLSSIPYLGDIFFKHDMLVYISFVVPFVFWFFFRRTSLGLHVTATGEMPAAAAAVGLKPVALRYFAVMAGGFLIGLGGAYLSLAYTHLWTNGLSGGRGWIAVALVIFAFWRPGRAVAGAYLFGGVMAFQLRLQAMGTHLPSSLLLMLPYALTVLVLILSAARGRRTDAPAALGTNIEPEG is encoded by the coding sequence GTGACGGAATTCCTGATCCCGCTGTTTGCCGCCACCGTGCAATCCGGCACGCCCATCCTCTATGCCACCCTGGGCGAGATGATGACGGAGAAGGGTGGCGTGCTCAACCTCGGGGTGGAAGGCATCATGTCCGTGGCTGCACTCGCCGCGTTTTTCGTCTCCATGTCCACGGGCTCGCCCTGGCTTGGCTTTCTGGCCGGCGGTGTGGCGGGCACGCTCATGGCCACGCTGCATGGCTTCGTCTGCATCACCTGCCTCGGCAACCAGGTGGTCTCGGGCCTTGCCCTGACCATTCTCGGCGTCGGGCTGACCAATTTTCTCGGCGTACCGTACGTCGGCCAGAGCGCACCCGGTTTCACTCCCTTTGATTTTCCGCTGCTGTCCTCCATTCCCTATCTCGGCGATATCTTTTTCAAGCACGACATGCTGGTCTACATCTCCTTTGTCGTGCCCTTCGTGTTTTGGTTTTTCTTCAGGCGCACCAGCCTGGGGCTGCATGTTACGGCCACGGGCGAGATGCCTGCCGCCGCCGCTGCCGTTGGTCTGAAGCCGGTTGCGCTTCGCTATTTCGCGGTCATGGCGGGCGGATTCCTCATTGGACTGGGCGGGGCTTACCTATCCCTGGCCTACACCCATCTGTGGACCAACGGCCTGTCCGGCGGACGCGGCTGGATTGCGGTCGCTTTGGTCATTTTCGCCTTCTGGCGGCCAGGGCGAGCCGTTGCAGGGGCCTATCTTTTTGGCGGGGTCATGGCCTTTCAGCTCCGGCTGCAGGCCATGGGCACCCATCTGCCTTCCTCGTTGCTGCTCATGCTGCCCTATGCCTTGACGGTTCTGGTCCTCATCCTGTCCGCCGCGCGAGGCCGCCGCACCGACGCGCCCGCGGCCCTGGGCACCAACATCGAGCCGGAAGGGTAG